In Panicum virgatum strain AP13 chromosome 5K, P.virgatum_v5, whole genome shotgun sequence, the genomic window ataataaaaaaatatgagaGAACCCATGCAGACTGAGTAAAGAAATAGATATTGCTGAGCATACTATCCAAACCAATGTAAGGATGATATGATACAGTAAACAGGTTGCTGCCACTCAAGGGATAATATAAACATCTATATTGCATTAGGACAAGAACATACCGCAGGTACATTAGATATCTCCTCCTCAGTACTGAAGCCAACACAACCATATCCTGAAAGCTTAGCGGTGAAATCTTTATCTATTTGGATGTTCAAAGTTGAGAACTCACTGTACATGGCCTGAAAACAAATAGAAATACAAATACATGTTTAAGCCAAAACAACAGGATAAGGTGGTTGAAGTCAAGCAAAATTAAAACCACAACTTTCATGTAATGCCATAAAACAATAAATCAAGTAGTTCTCACCTGAAAGGGTCCTTCATCATGTAAGAAAGCTAGACCTCTGGCAGCACCCAGAGCAACCTTCAGACGTTTAGACCAGTCCATGAAACGACCATCCGGTCTTCCAAAGAGTAGCTTATCTAAGCTGCCATGATGAAGCCGCTCATAGACCAACATCCTTCCATTGGAATGTTCTCTTGCATAATAGCCGATTAATTTACATAAATTGGGATGCTGAAGCGATGCTAGTGTGTTCACTTGTGCTTTAAACTCCTTTAAACTCTGCTCGTGATAAACAGTATGTCAATGTGTTGCGTCAGCAGAAATAATGAGCTAGACTGTAATACTACTTTAGGACAATACAATAAACTTGATTGACACATCAGCCTATCATAAAAGGGTAACGATATTCAATTTACCACATAGAATTTTAAGTTCTATCAACCACTGCAGGCTAGTAGCTACATTTACTCTAAAATATTTTCTGACGCAATACTAgaccaaaaattttctacatcGCGGACCATGCACTATAAATTACATGCAACGTAAGGCATGAAATCTCAAATAACCAAATAAACATCAGTAGGGCGACAAAACAACTGACTGGAGACTATAGAAAGCAGTTTGCAGTAAATAGTAGAAACAAGAAAAAACACATGGTCGCTTCAGGAACATGTTACCCAACCCCACATCTGCAGTGGTCCTAAATCCTAATTAGCATTCAAAAAATGGAATGGTATATTTATTATGGTCCCAGCATAGCATATGTCAGTAGAATAGGCTTTTGGTCACCTGCCTATAAAATGAGTTTGATACTCCAGCCTGAATTCATTTCCTTAACAGAATAATAAATGCTGTGAAATTACTGAACGATATATCCATGCAGTATCAAGCTATGTCATAAACTGCCAGACATCTCTGTCGGCAAGCTGGCTGGCATAGCAACTGAAATTCGCCTTATAAGCAATTTACACACCAAAAGCCAAATGTCAACAACAGCTAAGAAAATATGTAACTAAATTGTGTCAGGAACACATGGTACCTGAGTGGAGGGTAGTAATCGAGCTACTGTTGCTTCAGTGGTCTTTGTATCACTAAAGTCATCCCTGAAGGTTGCCTTATATGATGTTGAACCAAGTGTTTCTGAAACACACTGATCACTAGAAAACCACTGGCAAGCAGATGAAACttcctcataagagaagattcTAAGTCCATCACATTTCTTTGGAGGCAATGGGAGAGGGCCAGACATCTCCAGTGGCCCACTTACGTTGCTGGCTTTGAAGCTACCAAAGTTCCTCAAAGAATGTCCTTCCGGtgaaggaagaggaaggggcaAAGGATTTGAAAAACGGTGCCCCTTTGTCGAACCTTCCTTATCCCTGGAGTCATCTTGATCTCTATATTCAGCGTATGGAAAGCCAAACTGATCAACCACGATAAGGGTTGATGGAGCAGACAACACACGAGCTCTGCTGTTATAAACCTTATTTGCCGACTGGGAGATTTTAGCCCTGTCCCTAAAACTAGGAGGAGCTGATTGCAAGGATGGCACATGAGCTTCTGGCTCCGGAAGTCTAGAGGATGTACTTTCCCTTGCATCAATCGATTTCTTGCTTGGAACAAAAGGATTATCAAGAGggcatttctttttcttggatctGAGAACAGTGAAGCAACCCATCATCCGTACACCAGGGAAATTTTCTGcatgaataaaaaaagaaaaattagcaCATGTTGCAAAAATTAGGCAGATCCTTGTTACATTGTGATACTTAGTAAATATCAGCCAAAACTAATGCCATGTACCGTGTTCCGCATCTATTGAAGCTAAATCCTAACAGTCAAAATCTCGCAGGAAGAAATATCTCGATTGAATAATCCAACCAGGAATCATCACCAGCAAAGTAGAGATAACAACCGAAGAACCAAAGACCCTTTTCCTCGCAGAGTAATTTCACCAATCTGTCTAGACGCGACCATATATACTACATCAACCGGTGGGTAATTTCTAGCGTTGGTCGACATACGCATCATTCGATTTCTGAACACATCGCTAGCTGGTATGCATCTCAATTTCGCAGAAACTGCGCGTGGCCGCAACTACTCCAGCATTAAGACCGATGAGATTGAATAGTCTAACTCTCACCTACCCAAACCAAACTAGCAATTTCGGTCAAGCGACCAACTAAAACTCTAAAATAAGCGTTCGTGCACAACTAAGCAATTGACTGTACCAACCAGGAATGACTCGACACAAACCCGGTGGACTCGGCCTGTATGCAATCGGAACGGCCCCCGATACCATACAGATGGCCACCCGGAGCTTATACGCCCAAATCCAAAGCTCCCGTTCCGCGAAATCTACAATGCAAGGTGCTGTACAGCCGATGTTCGGAGGAAACCGCAGCACGTGAGAACCGAATGTCACGAGATTAGCCAGACGGGGAGAAGATCCAAGCCGAAGCGGGAACAGCTCGCAGCCGGCCCGGCGAAGAACAGGCTCAAAACACCGCCGAAAAAGCAGGTGACAATCCGAGATGACGAGCGAATCACGAGAACAGacaggaggcggcgcggcggggggcgGGCGGCTGGGCACGAACCTCGGCAGCGCAACTGGTGGGACTCCTCcggcacggcgacggcggcacctGCGAATGGGACGGGGTGAGAGATTCGCTCGCTGCTCAGGTAGGGATTGGCATCTAGGGGGCGGGGGACGGGAATGGGGGAGGGAGCCGGAGAGAAGTGGTAGGGCGTGAGATATAGGGGCAAACGAGGGCGAGAAAAGTAAATGGAgttagagagagaaagagaggactCGAAGAAGAGCGGCACCGGTCAAAGGTAGAGACAGAGAGATTGAGAGAGAGAAACTCCGAGGCGGCCTTTTATATTCCACTCTCTTAATGATACTTTTTCGAGGATCCCCTCCTAACCATGACTGTCTTGCTGTACTATACTATATAACTAAAAAACGTCACTAGGGTTATTCGGCGACTAGTACTAAGAAGAGGGGGTAAAGGTTAACAATGAGACGCAACTGATGTtaaaatggggggggggggggggggggggggtgctgtCCAGGCCTCCAAGGTAGCTTGACCAAACATGATTTTTTTCATGAAGGTTGAGATCTTATAAACTGATGAGATTGTATTTAAAATATGTACAAATATATATGCTCAGGCTTATAAAAAGGAAGAGTTTATTTATATAGCGTCAAAAACTCGTAATTCCTCATATATCATTGTTTTACCTCTAACATGTGGAACCTCATACATTCACTTGGTGGCGGAGCCAGATTAGAGAATTAGGAGGGGCTGGCCTTGATAATTAAGATGCTAAACTAATAAACAGTGTCAAAATCATTGTTCATCTAATGGAGTTTTTGCATGGCAAAGGGGGGCCATAGCCCACTTTGGCCTCtacctagctccgccactgcatgCACTAATAATGGTGTATAAGGGATTTAAGGTATAGTCAGTAGCGTGTAGGGAATTTTTCCTGTAAAGGGTATGAACCCAGAATCACATGGACAACCTCGTGACACTTTGTACATTAAACACATAGTAACATAGTATAATCATATCCACGAACACCTACTAAAGCAAAATTTTAGCCCTGCTAATGGGGCGGGTCGAAATGGGCATTTCGGGTCGGGTATTTGGATGGggcttgtttgagtgggtggAAATGGGTTGTAGGGATTTGCGGGTTGGATATGCTGAAACTGCGGGTTGGGGCGGGTCGGTTTGACTCCTCCGCTTGGGACACTGCCGCACGGGACTCGCGAGCTCCCACATGACTTGGGAGACCACCTCCGCCGCTAGTCGTCGCCACCCTGCCGGTCTGTCCCGCTCTCCTCCACAACGGCTTCAGATCCAGGTAGACTCCTCCATCTGCTTTGCATCGCCCCCTCCCCAGTCCTTTTTTCTCATTAGCTCAACCCATTCATCTTCTTGCTAGATCTACGGGGGACCGAGCAGGCTgcaagagcggcggcggcggcggcggtggcggctagTAACATCTAGTGCTTGGGATTATATGTGCTGTGTTTCATCGTGGACTAGTGTTCTTAAGTTGCAGTTAATGACCAGTAGCACTACCAGATTGACCAATGTTCAATGGAATGTTGCTGTTTTTCAGGGCACCCAAGGCGGCTACAATGATTCTAAGCCTTTTCACTTGCTGACAATGACGCCTCACTGACTGTATGAAGTGGTGaaaattttgcaccgagctgATTGCTGATGGGTTCTGTAGTAGCCTGACATGTAGATTTCGTGAGATTATGGTGCTGTAAAATAGTAGCTGAGAATGTGCGTCTGCAGTCTGCACTCCAAATACCCTAGCTGCTGTCTGAACACCTATAATGTAGCTAAGAATGCCTGTATTTTGTGTGTTTTAAACCTTGGAGACCTCCCATTTTTGTCTGAATCAATGCATTGAAAGTTCTGCGTTTGTCCAAGGTGCCTCTTTATTACTATCGAGTATCGAGTGTATAATTCGTACTGGAAGTTTCTTCTTAACAGTAGAAAGGCTTTCTCACGTTGTTGTGGAAAGGCATTTCCTGAGTGCCATAGAGTTGGGTCGGTATTTACGTTGTTGTGTGCTCTTTCTCCCTGTCTCGTGAGACCCATGCATGACCCGCACTTttggggcggggcggggggatattaaatatatatatttggaTCGGGTTGGGTTGGTTTAATTAACTAGCTAGCtgcgggttggggtgggttaGGGGCGGGTTTGgccccattagcaggcctaCAAAAATTCAAACCTAGATGAATAGGTTCGTCTATGACAAAAAAATACTAGTTGATCTTTTGACCATAAACTTTCAAGCATCAATGCATC contains:
- the LOC120708494 gene encoding probable serine/threonine-protein kinase PBL1, with the translated sequence MMGCFTVLRSKKKKCPLDNPFVPSKKSIDARESTSSRLPEPEAHVPSLQSAPPSFRDRAKISQSANKVYNSRARVLSAPSTLIVVDQFGFPYAEYRDQDDSRDKEGSTKGHRFSNPLPLPLPSPEGHSLRNFGSFKASNVSGPLEMSGPLPLPPKKCDGLRIFSYEEVSSACQWFSSDQCVSETLGSTSYKATFRDDFSDTKTTEATVARLLPSTQSLKEFKAQVNTLASLQHPNLCKLIGYYAREHSNGRMLVYERLHHGSLDKLLFGRPDGRFMDWSKRLKVALGAARGLAFLHDEGPFQAMYSEFSTLNIQIDKDFTAKLSGYGCVGFSTEEEISNVPACAANLSVETLEKGLLTPKSNVWSFGVVLLELITGRKNLDASSSKEEHNLVKWSRPFLTDDSRLSLIMDSRIKGRFPTKAARIVADIILKCLNKDPSGRPTMRDVVEVLAGVQEIKVPCRYPLQEPSAAPRKIMLKSSSLNGIVPQHPTITFSPSPPSHNQHLISPRSSTSALLHPRMCSPTLDDPRVSSMKKTPPPIMRRSSVEGF